A portion of the Cellulophaga algicola DSM 14237 genome contains these proteins:
- a CDS encoding Lrp/AsnC family transcriptional regulator, whose product MNPKIDDLNWGILQSLQKNARDSFANIGRKVGLTPPAVAERIKKMEDMGIINGYKAIISHTETGYQLKAMITLRAFMGKLKPFLEAVKTYEEVVNCYRITGNENIIMEVVFKDQFHLEKFIDKLIQYGETRTHIILSEVVSDAPVGRRPKPG is encoded by the coding sequence TTGAATCCAAAGATTGATGATTTAAATTGGGGTATTCTTCAAAGCCTCCAGAAAAATGCAAGAGATTCTTTTGCAAATATTGGTCGTAAAGTGGGCTTAACGCCTCCTGCTGTTGCAGAGCGAATCAAGAAAATGGAAGACATGGGAATTATTAATGGTTATAAAGCTATTATATCTCATACAGAAACAGGATATCAGCTAAAAGCCATGATTACGTTGCGCGCTTTTATGGGGAAATTGAAGCCTTTTTTAGAAGCGGTAAAAACTTATGAAGAAGTAGTAAATTGTTACCGAATAACTGGAAATGAGAATATTATCATGGAAGTAGTTTTCAAAGATCAATTTCATTTAGAGAAATTTATTGATAAACTAATTCAATACGGGGAGACTAGAACACATATAATTCTCTCCGAAGTAGTTTCTGATGCACCTGTGGGTAGAAGGCCAAAACCAGGATAG
- a CDS encoding DJ-1/PfpI family protein, with translation MKAAIILLLSIFLLVSCSEINSTHSNKKALEKIQPDRYNVAFLIMDGTYNTEFTAPYDIFQHTQFRKNIKAMNVFTVANTLKPITTFEGVRILPDFDYTKNNLPNIDILVIPSAEHHIDTDLDDVVMLSFVKKVDEKALFMTSHCDGAFVLAKTGLLDTVASTTFPGDLLKYQEKFPQLNVKKNSLFVHDGKYITSAGGAKSFEAALYLCEYLYGKEVAQSLAKGLVIDWDVNKVPHFIVP, from the coding sequence ATGAAAGCTGCAATTATTTTACTCCTTTCTATATTCTTGCTGGTCTCTTGTAGCGAAATTAATTCTACTCATAGTAATAAAAAAGCCTTAGAGAAAATACAACCCGATCGCTACAATGTCGCTTTTTTAATTATGGATGGCACCTATAATACAGAGTTTACCGCACCATACGATATATTTCAACACACACAGTTCCGAAAAAACATTAAGGCAATGAATGTCTTTACCGTAGCGAACACCTTAAAACCCATTACCACTTTTGAGGGCGTACGCATTCTCCCAGATTTTGATTACACAAAAAATAATCTTCCTAATATTGATATTTTGGTAATTCCTAGCGCTGAACATCATATAGATACAGATTTAGATGATGTTGTAATGCTTAGTTTTGTAAAGAAAGTTGATGAAAAAGCTCTTTTTATGACCAGTCATTGCGATGGGGCTTTTGTATTAGCTAAAACTGGTTTATTAGACACCGTTGCCTCTACAACTTTTCCTGGAGATTTACTTAAATACCAAGAAAAATTCCCGCAATTAAATGTAAAGAAAAATTCATTATTTGTTCATGATGGTAAGTATATTACATCTGCTGGTGGTGCAAAAAGCTTTGAAGCCGCTCTTTATTTATGCGAATATTTATACGGGAAAGAAGTAGCACAATCCTTAGCAAAAGGTCTTGTTATTGATTGGGACGTAAATAAAGTACCTCATTTTATTGTTCCTTAA
- a CDS encoding DUF1684 domain-containing protein translates to MRKLLFLAVILLLSCKQEKKYHDVVANEIPQDVSNAMADILKFQRELNKEYKDPETSPLYNKDRKNFETLDFFKPDTTLRVVAKFERTPDALPFLMATTTDRKSEEVVYGIAYFAIDGKDYQLEVYQSPSLTVQEKFREYLFLPFSDETNGNLSYTGGRYVDLSIPKGDTIVIDFNKAYNPYCAYNKKYSCPIVPKVNYLPIKINAGVMAFKKQ, encoded by the coding sequence ATGCGAAAATTGCTTTTTTTAGCGGTAATACTATTGTTGAGTTGTAAGCAAGAGAAAAAATATCATGATGTCGTGGCAAATGAAATTCCTCAAGATGTTTCTAATGCGATGGCAGATATTTTAAAATTTCAACGCGAATTAAATAAGGAATATAAAGATCCTGAAACCTCTCCTCTATATAATAAGGATAGGAAAAATTTTGAGACCTTAGATTTTTTTAAGCCGGACACTACTTTAAGGGTAGTTGCAAAATTTGAAAGAACACCAGACGCTTTGCCTTTTTTAATGGCTACTACGACAGATAGAAAATCTGAAGAAGTAGTGTATGGTATTGCTTATTTTGCTATTGATGGTAAAGACTATCAGTTAGAAGTATATCAAAGCCCTTCGTTAACTGTGCAAGAGAAATTTAGGGAGTATTTATTTTTACCCTTCTCGGATGAAACTAATGGGAATTTAAGTTATACAGGTGGTAGGTATGTAGATTTATCTATCCCTAAAGGAGATACTATAGTGATAGATTTTAATAAAGCATATAACCCCTATTGCGCATATAACAAAAAGTATTCCTGTCCCATAGTACCCAAGGTGAATTACCTTCCTATAAAAATTAATGCAGGAGTAATGGCATTTAAAAAACAATAA